The Salvelinus sp. IW2-2015 linkage group LG8, ASM291031v2, whole genome shotgun sequence genome window below encodes:
- the pdgfrl gene encoding platelet-derived growth factor receptor-like protein has protein sequence MKPCWVLLTLAILWLELQNGACQQVNRRKEVGENRIRPGGKRAKVRYPKLKEKEAGGRGQSILTQVLDKGRFLRLGESVSLSPGNNIELRCKGSNIGWSYPIYLDTFNDSRLSIKKSDKYSQFILTSPSAADTGMYSCWVTLCDGSECLKDPDRTSRTYIYFPDKDDLFVPSTIHFEIVYLRPDRTAVIPCRVTSPLAKVSLHREVPPEEMEVDGTLVSYDPTTGFILQKPSPEHQGVFYCKAVTKAIPQISTKYQLLYVEVPSGPPYVTIEASLSSARGGDNINITCTVLGEPEMDVTFTWTYPGQNLRPVSVRDSWRLVNRGMGHTTRISQSVMAVDDLETIDFGRYICRAKNKRGETAVVTSVHSN, from the exons ATGAAGCCCTGCTGGGTCCTTTTAACTCTGGCCATACTCTGGCTGGAGCTCCAAAATG GTGCCTGCCAGCAGGTCAATCGTAGGAAGGAGGTGGGAGAGAACCGCATCAGGCCTGGAGGCAAGCGGGCCAAGGTTCGCTACCCCAAATTGAAGGAGAAGGAGGCAGGAGGAAGAGGGCAGTCCATCCTGACCCAGGTCCTGGATAAGGGCCGTTTCCTGAGGCTGGGAGAGAGCGTGAGCCTCAGCCCTGGTAACAACATAGAGCTGCGTTGTAAAGGCAGTAACATCGGCTGGTCCTACCCTATCTACCTGGACACCTTCAATGACTCCCGACTCAG CATCAAGAAGAGTGACAAGTACAGCCAGTTTATCCTGACGTCTCCCTCTGCTGCCGACACAGGGATGTACAGCTGCTGGGTCACACTGTGTGACGGATCGGAGTGTCTCAAAGACCCCGACCGCACCTCCAGGACTTATATCTACTTCCCAG ACAAGGATGATCTCTTCGTCCCCTCCACCATCCACTTTGAGATTGTCTACCTGCGTCCGGATAGGACTGCTGTTATCCCATGTCGTGTGACCAGTCCGCTGGCCAAGGTGTCCCTGCACAGAGAGGTCCCCCCAGAGGAGATGGAAGTGGACGGGACACTGGTCTCCTACGACCCAACCACGGGCTTCATCCTCCAGAAGCCCAGTCCAGAGCACCAGGGAGTGTTTTACTGCAAGGCTGTGACCAAGGCCATCCCACAGATCTCCACAAAGTATCAGCTGCTTTACGTGGAGG TGCCCAGTGGCCCACCATACGTTACCATTGAAGCGTCCCTTTCCTCTGCGAGGGGAGGAGACAACATCAACATCACCTGTACTGTCCTGGGAGAGCCAGAGATGGACGTCACCTTCACATGGACCTATCCTGGCCAG AACCTCCGTCCTGTTAGTGTGCGTGATTCGTGGAGGCTGGTCAACAGAGGAATGGGACACACCACCCGCATCTCCCAGAGCGTCATGGCCGTTGATGACCTGGAGACCATCGACTTTGGAAGATACATATGCAGAGCCAAGAACAAGCGCGGGGAGACCGCTGTGGTCACCAGCGTCCACTCTAACTAG